One region of Erwinia tracheiphila genomic DNA includes:
- the chiQ gene encoding ChiQ/YbfN family lipoprotein, with translation MKYILPVIAMLLTGACAQKNVVQQQEKIPALDYQRCLDAEKMGGAEGIAKECGALRQEIEQNHN, from the coding sequence ATGAAATATATATTGCCCGTTATTGCCATGTTACTGACTGGCGCATGTGCACAAAAAAATGTTGTTCAGCAGCAAGAAAAAATACCAGCACTGGATTACCAACGTTGTCTCGATGCCGAAAAAATGGGCGGTGCGGAAGGTATTGCAAAGGAGTGCGGTGCGTTACGGCAAGAAATTGAGCAAAACCATAACTGA
- the seqA gene encoding replication initiation negative regulator SeqA produces MKTIDVDEELYRYIASHTQHIGESASDILRRMLNFTAGQDASALQGTASSSTTVVKDVVKGQDPSRPQDRVRAIRELLLSDEYAEQKKAINRFMLILSTLYRLEPGAFGAATESLLGRTRVYFAGNQQTLIQNGTHTKPQHIPGTPYWVITNTNTGRKRSMIEHIMLSMQFPHELTEKVCGTL; encoded by the coding sequence ATGAAAACTATCGACGTTGATGAAGAGCTTTATCGTTATATCGCCAGCCATACTCAGCATATAGGGGAAAGCGCCTCTGATATTCTGCGCAGAATGCTCAACTTTACTGCAGGACAAGATGCATCAGCATTGCAAGGAACGGCGTCATCTTCAACTACGGTGGTGAAAGACGTTGTCAAAGGACAGGACCCGTCTCGCCCACAGGATCGGGTTCGTGCCATCCGGGAGTTACTCCTCTCGGACGAATATGCTGAACAGAAGAAAGCGATTAATCGGTTTATGTTAATTCTTTCAACATTATATCGTCTCGAACCCGGCGCGTTTGGTGCTGCTACCGAGTCTCTGTTGGGGCGCACGCGCGTTTATTTTGCTGGCAATCAACAGACTCTGATACAAAATGGCACCCATACCAAGCCACAGCATATTCCTGGCACACCGTACTGGGTGATAACCAACACCAACACAGGTCGCAAACGAAGCATGATCGAACACATCATGCTGTCAATGCAGTTCCCTCATGAACTGACTGAAAAAGTTTGCGGCACCCTCTAA
- the chiP gene encoding chitoporin ChiP, whose product MSGIIINQKTLVLAVAICTAISGSFCLPTATAAGFVDDSSLTGGIYYWQRHRDRKNMNVTSEKYGQYEHNLHHSTFNANLDFSSGYLADFIGFDLAAFSAVELGQTGPASPNEIGFSKTKSRWGERWDGDTGGVNLYKAAVKMKYNNYWLRGGYLQPTGQSLLAPQWSFMPGTYRGVEIGSVYDFADAGELSLSYFWANEYKSPWYRNMYNFRKADGITGINYLHSVGAKYDFKNNLIVEGAFGQAADYMDQYFTKVSYSFPVAGNSLRTSWQFYGAKDKESGGASNINDAYDGLAWLQALTLGYTTGPFDFRLEGTWVKAEGNQGFFLQRMTPGYATSNGRLDVWWNSRSDFNANGEKALFAGVMYDLKNWQLPGWAVGASYAYGWDARPSTNPEFNQNQRLRESTWNLDLLYTVQEGAAKGTLFKLHYSRYDNHSDLPSGSGGFRNIFQDEKDVRFIVIAPFTIF is encoded by the coding sequence ATGTCCGGGATTATTATCAATCAAAAAACCTTAGTACTTGCTGTTGCCATTTGCACCGCTATTAGCGGGAGTTTCTGTTTACCCACGGCAACTGCCGCTGGTTTTGTTGATGACTCATCCTTGACCGGTGGGATATATTACTGGCAGCGTCACCGTGATCGAAAAAATATGAATGTGACGTCGGAAAAATACGGTCAGTACGAACATAATCTCCACCATTCTACGTTTAATGCTAATCTTGATTTTTCATCCGGTTATCTGGCTGATTTCATCGGCTTTGATTTAGCAGCATTCAGTGCCGTTGAATTGGGGCAAACAGGCCCGGCGTCGCCTAATGAAATTGGTTTCAGTAAAACCAAAAGTCGTTGGGGAGAACGATGGGATGGCGACACGGGTGGCGTTAATTTATATAAAGCTGCTGTGAAAATGAAATATAATAACTACTGGTTGCGTGGTGGCTATTTACAGCCAACTGGACAGAGTTTATTAGCACCTCAGTGGAGTTTTATGCCCGGCACTTATCGTGGGGTTGAAATTGGCAGTGTTTATGATTTTGCTGACGCGGGTGAACTGTCTCTTTCTTATTTCTGGGCTAACGAATATAAATCACCCTGGTACCGCAATATGTATAATTTTCGTAAAGCGGATGGCATAACAGGAATCAATTATCTACATTCCGTTGGTGCTAAATACGACTTTAAAAATAACCTGATAGTAGAAGGTGCTTTTGGCCAGGCTGCGGATTATATGGACCAGTACTTTACGAAAGTATCCTATTCATTTCCGGTTGCAGGAAACAGCCTGAGAACCAGCTGGCAGTTTTATGGTGCCAAAGATAAAGAAAGCGGTGGTGCCTCTAATATTAATGATGCCTACGATGGACTCGCATGGTTACAGGCATTAACGCTTGGCTACACTACCGGGCCTTTTGACTTCCGTCTGGAGGGAACTTGGGTAAAAGCTGAGGGCAATCAGGGCTTCTTCTTGCAGCGTATGACACCGGGTTATGCCACCTCTAATGGTCGACTGGATGTATGGTGGAATTCACGTTCGGACTTTAATGCTAATGGGGAAAAGGCGCTTTTTGCTGGCGTAATGTATGACCTTAAAAACTGGCAGCTCCCCGGCTGGGCGGTAGGGGCCTCTTATGCATATGGCTGGGATGCGAGGCCATCCACTAATCCAGAATTCAATCAAAACCAACGTCTGCGTGAATCAACATGGAATTTAGATCTGCTTTATACCGTTCAGGAAGGTGCAGCAAAAGGGACCTTATTCAAATTGCACTATAGCCGTTATGACAATCACTCTGATCTCCCAAGCGGAAGCGGTGGCTTCAGAAACATATTCCAGGATGAGAAAGACGTGAGGTTTATCGTGATTGCGCCATTTACGATTTTCTGA
- a CDS encoding alpha/beta fold hydrolase: MKLNVRLQSEQSDEVGLPLVLIHGLFGSLDNLAVLARGLVKERQIIMLDVRNHGLSPHSSEMHYAAMARDVLETLDNLGIGECDIVGHSMGGKIGMAVTAAAPDRVKKLVVIDIAPVAYTQRHHDAIFTALNAVSQSSAALRSEAAIIMRDSIEIEDESIIQFLLKSFHDGRWRFNVPVLQAQYENLISWQLLPAWKGPALFIRGELSPYLADEYRDTLLQQFPTARAHIIAGAGHWVHAEKPEPVLRAMRRFFAQ; the protein is encoded by the coding sequence ATGAAATTGAATGTCCGCTTGCAATCTGAGCAATCTGATGAGGTTGGCCTGCCGTTGGTACTGATTCACGGCCTGTTTGGGAGCCTGGATAATCTTGCTGTGCTGGCAAGAGGGCTGGTGAAAGAGCGGCAAATCATCATGCTTGATGTGCGCAACCATGGATTGTCACCCCATTCATCTGAAATGCATTATGCCGCGATGGCCCGGGATGTTTTGGAAACACTGGATAACCTCGGTATTGGTGAGTGCGACATCGTGGGCCACTCAATGGGCGGAAAAATAGGCATGGCAGTTACCGCGGCCGCTCCCGATCGCGTAAAAAAATTAGTGGTGATCGATATAGCACCTGTGGCGTATACACAACGCCACCACGATGCCATATTCACAGCGCTTAATGCAGTCAGTCAGTCATCTGCGGCATTACGCAGCGAAGCCGCGATAATAATGCGTGACAGCATTGAAATTGAAGATGAAAGCATAATTCAATTTTTACTTAAGTCTTTTCACGATGGCAGATGGCGTTTCAATGTCCCTGTTTTACAGGCGCAATATGAGAATTTGATTAGCTGGCAGTTGTTGCCAGCCTGGAAGGGGCCAGCACTCTTTATACGGGGAGAATTGTCGCCCTATCTCGCTGATGAATATCGGGATACGCTGCTGCAACAATTTCCAACAGCGCGTGCTCATATCATTGCAGGGGCCGGTCACTGGGTACATGCTGAAAAACCAGAGCCTGTTCTTCGTGCAATGCGTCGTTTTTTTGCACAGTAA
- the fur gene encoding ferric iron uptake transcriptional regulator, protein MTDNNIALKKAGLKVTLPRLKILEVLQEPECHHVSAEDLYKRLIDMGEEIGLATVYRVLNQFDDAGIVTRHNFEGGKSVFELTQQQHHDHLICLDCGKVIEFSDESIETRQRDIASRHGIKLSNHSLYLYGHCETGDCREDETLHDNQ, encoded by the coding sequence ATGACTGACAATAACATCGCATTAAAGAAGGCAGGCCTGAAAGTTACGCTTCCACGACTAAAGATTCTGGAAGTACTTCAGGAACCAGAGTGCCATCACGTCAGTGCGGAAGATTTATATAAGCGCCTGATAGATATGGGCGAAGAAATTGGACTGGCAACGGTCTACCGCGTGCTCAACCAGTTTGATGATGCAGGCATCGTGACACGACACAATTTTGAAGGTGGAAAGTCCGTCTTTGAACTGACTCAGCAGCAGCATCACGATCATCTGATATGCCTTGACTGCGGTAAAGTTATCGAATTCAGCGATGAGTCTATTGAAACACGCCAGCGAGATATTGCCTCACGTCACGGCATCAAGTTAAGCAACCACAGCCTTTATCTTTATGGCCACTGCGAAACGGGTGATTGTCGTGAAGATGAAACACTTCACGACAATCAATAA
- the fldA gene encoding flavodoxin FldA, whose protein sequence is MAIVGIFFGSDTGNTENIAKMIQKQLGKEVAEVHDIAKSSKEDLEAFDILLLGIPTWYYGEAQCDWDDFFPTLQEIDFNGKLVALFGCGDQEDYAEYFCDAMGTIRDIIEPNGAVIVGHWPTEGYHFEASKGLADDTHFLGLAIDEDRQPELTNERTEKWVKQIYEELQLDDILNA, encoded by the coding sequence ATGGCAATCGTAGGCATTTTCTTTGGCAGCGATACTGGCAATACGGAAAATATTGCAAAAATGATTCAGAAGCAGCTGGGTAAAGAAGTTGCCGAAGTTCATGATATCGCTAAAAGTAGCAAAGAAGATCTGGAAGCCTTTGATATATTGCTGTTGGGCATCCCTACCTGGTATTACGGCGAAGCACAGTGTGACTGGGATGATTTTTTCCCCACACTGCAAGAAATCGATTTCAATGGCAAACTGGTTGCGCTGTTCGGCTGTGGTGACCAGGAGGATTATGCTGAATATTTCTGTGATGCGATGGGCACCATTCGCGACATCATTGAGCCAAACGGCGCAGTTATTGTCGGACATTGGCCAACAGAAGGCTATCATTTTGAAGCATCGAAAGGGCTTGCAGACGACACCCATTTTCTCGGCCTCGCCATTGATGAAGACCGCCAGCCAGAACTGACAAATGAACGCACCGAAAAGTGGGTAAAGCAGATTTACGAAGAGTTGCAGCTCGACGATATCCTCAATGCTTAA
- the ybfE gene encoding LexA regulated protein — MAKENTDRTTIDLFADERRPGRPKTNPLARGEQLRINKRNQLKRDKVRGLRRVELKISSDAVDALNRLAEERKISRSELIEEMIMVQLDNAEH; from the coding sequence ATGGCTAAAGAAAACACGGACCGCACCACTATCGATTTGTTCGCAGATGAACGTCGTCCTGGTCGTCCTAAAACTAATCCGCTGGCACGTGGTGAGCAGCTACGTATAAATAAACGCAATCAGCTTAAACGCGATAAAGTGCGCGGACTTCGCCGTGTGGAGCTAAAAATAAGCAGTGATGCTGTTGATGCGCTCAACAGGTTGGCAGAAGAGCGTAAAATCAGCCGTAGTGAACTGATCGAAGAAATGATTATGGTCCAGCTCGACAATGCAGAACACTAA
- a CDS encoding beta-N-acetylhexosaminidase: MNKFRASLIATALLSSLASGSVLANQQIVDQISQFGVQYKVTDNHAALNGVDCAALGADWASCNRATITLTNPGAAITSKNWAIYMSNVHEAIKVESDQFRLVHIVGDLARLEPTENFQGFAAGESVEIPIILEFGQLFITDVMPRWYVTSEDSTPEVIKSTDTEDLTAFVAPFGEQWKRTPDDQNVLMMPASRFDKNSDVQQLPPFELRGQIVPTPKHVKVLPDDADLSKGVALDLASLPAEKAEAVKQRFLLLGVQEKADGYQISTHIDRKAFKKGEAVSGGYQLIIGKDKARVTGYDQHGVFYGLQSIISLLPADGSAKIATLKASDAPRFAYRGVFLDVARNFHSKDAVMRMLDQLASWKINVFHFHLSDDEGWRIEIPGLSELTEIGGKRCHDLSEQRCLLPQLGSGPDSDNMGSGYFSREDYIEIVKYADARGIEVIPEIDMPAHARAAVISMEARYNRLMKEGKTTEANEYRLVDPTDDSNTTSVQLYDRTSYLNPCLDSSLRFTDKVMSEIQAMHREAGQPIKTWHFGGDEAKNIRLGAGYSDKNNPQPGTGLIDMSKQDKPWAKSQVCQKLVEDGKVEDLEHLPSYFAQQVSKHVRDHGIDRMHAWQDGLKDTENASVFATKRMGVNFWDTLFWGGFDTANDWARKGYEVIISNPDYVYMDFPYEVNPLERGYYWGTRFNDERKMFSFAPDNLPQNAETSLDRDGKTFSAKSDKAWPGAYGLSAQLWSETTRTDEQMEYMIFPRMLSVAERAWHRAAWEQDYQAGKEYIGGKTQYVDKQTLLKDWQRFANLLGQRELSKLDKTGIHYRLPVPGAKVVDGKLEANIALPGLTIEYSQDAGKSWQKYDAKAQPTITGEVMIRSASPDGKRFSRSEKL; encoded by the coding sequence ATGAATAAATTCAGAGCGAGTCTTATAGCTACTGCTTTGCTTTCTTCGTTGGCAAGTGGGAGTGTGCTGGCAAATCAGCAAATTGTCGATCAAATCAGCCAGTTTGGTGTGCAGTATAAAGTCACGGATAATCATGCAGCACTGAACGGTGTTGACTGTGCTGCACTTGGTGCCGACTGGGCTTCCTGCAACCGGGCGACGATCACTTTGACCAATCCAGGTGCGGCAATCACCAGTAAGAATTGGGCGATTTATATGTCTAACGTCCATGAAGCCATAAAGGTCGAAAGCGATCAGTTCCGTCTGGTGCATATTGTTGGTGATTTGGCACGGCTGGAGCCCACGGAAAATTTCCAGGGTTTTGCTGCCGGTGAGTCGGTAGAAATTCCGATCATCCTCGAGTTCGGGCAGTTGTTTATTACCGATGTAATGCCTCGCTGGTATGTGACTTCTGAGGATTCGACACCAGAAGTTATCAAAAGCACGGATACTGAAGATTTGACCGCTTTTGTGGCACCTTTTGGCGAACAGTGGAAACGCACGCCTGACGATCAAAATGTATTAATGATGCCGGCCAGCCGCTTTGATAAAAACAGCGATGTACAGCAGTTGCCCCCATTTGAGCTACGTGGACAGATCGTTCCCACACCGAAGCATGTAAAGGTGCTGCCAGACGATGCCGATCTGTCTAAAGGTGTGGCGCTGGATCTCGCCAGTTTGCCTGCAGAAAAAGCGGAGGCGGTGAAACAACGTTTCTTGTTACTGGGCGTCCAGGAAAAAGCCGATGGTTATCAGATTTCAACGCATATTGACCGTAAGGCTTTTAAAAAAGGCGAAGCAGTTTCCGGCGGATACCAATTAATTATCGGTAAAGATAAAGCCAGAGTGACAGGCTACGATCAGCATGGCGTATTTTATGGTCTGCAGTCCATTATCTCGCTGCTTCCCGCCGATGGCAGTGCCAAAATTGCCACTCTGAAAGCCAGCGATGCCCCACGTTTTGCTTATCGAGGCGTGTTCCTTGATGTGGCCCGTAATTTCCATAGCAAGGATGCCGTGATGCGCATGCTGGATCAGTTAGCATCATGGAAAATTAACGTTTTCCATTTCCATCTGAGTGATGATGAAGGCTGGCGAATTGAGATCCCCGGCCTGTCGGAACTCACCGAGATTGGAGGCAAACGTTGTCACGATCTCAGTGAACAGCGCTGCTTGCTACCGCAGCTCGGTTCCGGCCCAGACAGTGATAATATGGGGTCCGGCTATTTCAGCCGCGAGGACTATATCGAAATTGTCAAATATGCCGATGCGCGTGGTATTGAAGTGATACCAGAGATCGACATGCCCGCACATGCACGTGCTGCCGTTATTTCGATGGAAGCACGTTATAACCGATTGATGAAAGAAGGCAAAACCACTGAGGCAAATGAGTACAGGCTTGTCGATCCGACCGATGATTCCAATACGACCTCTGTACAGTTATACGATCGCACCAGCTATCTTAATCCCTGCCTGGACTCTTCCCTGCGTTTCACCGATAAAGTGATGAGTGAAATTCAAGCCATGCACCGTGAAGCCGGACAGCCAATCAAAACGTGGCATTTTGGCGGCGACGAAGCGAAAAATATTCGTTTAGGTGCGGGTTATTCCGATAAAAATAATCCTCAACCAGGTACTGGCCTGATTGATATGAGTAAGCAGGATAAACCCTGGGCGAAATCTCAGGTTTGTCAAAAATTGGTGGAAGATGGAAAAGTAGAGGATCTTGAACATCTGCCAAGCTATTTTGCCCAGCAGGTCAGTAAACATGTGAGAGACCATGGCATTGACAGAATGCACGCATGGCAGGATGGCCTGAAAGATACTGAGAACGCTAGCGTATTTGCCACCAAACGAATGGGTGTCAACTTCTGGGATACGTTGTTCTGGGGTGGCTTTGATACAGCCAACGACTGGGCAAGAAAAGGTTATGAGGTGATCATTTCCAACCCGGATTACGTGTATATGGATTTCCCTTACGAGGTCAATCCGCTTGAGCGCGGCTATTATTGGGGAACTCGCTTCAATGATGAGCGCAAAATGTTTAGTTTCGCGCCGGATAATTTGCCGCAAAATGCGGAAACTTCCCTGGATCGTGATGGTAAAACTTTCTCTGCTAAATCAGACAAGGCCTGGCCTGGTGCTTATGGCCTGTCAGCGCAGCTCTGGAGTGAAACCACGCGAACCGATGAACAAATGGAATACATGATTTTCCCGCGTATGTTATCAGTGGCTGAACGTGCATGGCACAGAGCAGCATGGGAGCAGGATTACCAGGCTGGCAAAGAATATATCGGCGGAAAAACGCAGTATGTCGATAAGCAAACCCTGCTGAAAGACTGGCAGCGTTTTGCTAACCTGCTTGGCCAGCGTGAACTGTCTAAACTCGATAAAACCGGGATTCATTACCGTCTGCCTGTTCCCGGTGCAAAAGTGGTTGATGGCAAACTGGAAGCTAACATCGCTTTGCCTGGCCTGACTATCGAGTACAGCCAGGATGCGGGCAAAAGCTGGCAAAAATACGATGCCAAAGCCCAACCTACAATAACCGGTGAGGTAATGATTCGCTCTGCCAGCCCGGATGGAAAACGTTTTAGTCGTTCCGAGAAACTCTGA
- the glnS gene encoding glutamine--tRNA ligase, with protein sequence MSEAEARPTNFIRQIIDEDLASGKHKNIHTRFPPEPNGYLHIGHAKSICLNFGIAQDYQGQCNLRFDDTNPVKEDIEYVESIKQDVQWLGFSWTDNVRYSSDYFDQLHHYALELINKGLAYVDELTPDQIREYRGTLTSPGKHSPYRDRSVAENLALFEKMRNGEFAEGAACLRAKIDMASSFIVMRDPVLYRIKFASHHQTGKKWCIYPMYDFTHCISDALEGITHSLCTLEFQDNRRLYDWVLDNISIPAHPRQYEFSRLNLEYAVMSKRKLNLLVTEKVVEGWDDPRMLTVSGLRRRGYSAASIREFCRRIGVTKQDNIVEMASLESCIRDDLNDSAPRAMAVLDPVKLVIENLPSNHEEILTMPNHPAKPEMGTREVPFSREIYIDRADFREEANKQYKRLVLGKEVRLRNAYVIKAERVAKDEQGNITCLFCTCDMDTLSKDPADGRKVKGVIHWVSAVHAHPAEFRLYDRLFSVPNPGAAEDFLATINPESLVIRHGFVEPGLQQAQHDSPYQFEREGYFCADSVYSAPGQLVFNRTVGLRDTWTKTGE encoded by the coding sequence ATGAGTGAGGCAGAAGCCCGCCCAACTAACTTTATTCGTCAGATTATCGACGAAGATTTGGCATCTGGTAAGCATAAAAACATACATACTCGCTTTCCGCCGGAACCAAATGGTTATCTGCATATCGGTCATGCCAAATCAATCTGTCTCAATTTTGGTATCGCACAAGATTATCAGGGGCAATGTAACCTGCGTTTCGACGATACAAACCCGGTGAAAGAAGATATCGAGTATGTTGAGTCAATCAAGCAGGATGTTCAGTGGCTGGGCTTTAGCTGGACGGACAATGTTCGTTACTCTTCAGATTACTTTGATCAGCTTCATCACTATGCCCTCGAGCTGATTAATAAGGGACTGGCCTATGTTGATGAACTTACGCCGGATCAAATTCGTGAATACCGTGGCACCTTGACGTCGCCGGGCAAACACAGCCCATATCGTGATCGAAGCGTGGCGGAAAACCTTGCGCTATTTGAAAAAATGCGTAATGGCGAGTTTGCTGAGGGTGCTGCCTGTCTGCGTGCCAAAATTGATATGGCGTCAAGTTTCATTGTGATGCGTGATCCAGTCCTGTACCGAATCAAGTTTGCCAGCCATCATCAAACCGGAAAGAAATGGTGCATTTACCCAATGTATGACTTTACCCATTGTATCTCTGATGCGCTTGAGGGCATTACGCACTCGCTTTGTACCCTGGAGTTTCAGGATAATCGCCGTCTCTACGACTGGGTTCTGGACAATATTTCTATTCCGGCTCATCCGCGTCAATACGAGTTTTCTCGTTTGAATCTGGAATACGCCGTTATGTCAAAACGTAAGTTGAACCTGCTTGTGACCGAAAAGGTTGTCGAAGGTTGGGACGATCCCCGGATGTTAACAGTGTCTGGCTTACGTCGGCGTGGTTATTCTGCAGCATCCATTCGTGAATTCTGTCGTCGTATTGGTGTGACTAAGCAAGACAATATTGTCGAAATGGCATCGCTTGAATCCTGTATTCGGGACGATCTTAACGACAGCGCGCCTCGTGCTATGGCGGTTCTTGATCCGGTTAAGCTGGTTATTGAAAACCTGCCATCGAATCACGAAGAAATTCTCACCATGCCAAATCATCCTGCTAAACCAGAAATGGGAACGCGTGAGGTGCCTTTCAGCCGTGAAATTTACATTGACCGTGCTGATTTTCGTGAAGAAGCCAACAAGCAGTACAAGCGTCTGGTGTTGGGGAAAGAAGTGCGATTGCGCAACGCCTACGTGATCAAAGCTGAACGTGTGGCAAAGGATGAGCAGGGCAATATTACCTGCCTGTTTTGTACCTGTGATATGGATACCCTGAGCAAAGACCCTGCCGATGGACGTAAGGTGAAAGGCGTTATCCATTGGGTATCTGCTGTACATGCGCATCCGGCTGAGTTTCGCCTTTATGATCGTCTTTTCAGCGTGCCAAATCCGGGAGCGGCTGAGGATTTCCTTGCGACCATCAATCCTGAATCCCTGGTAATTCGCCATGGATTTGTTGAGCCTGGTTTACAACAGGCGCAGCATGACAGTCCATATCAGTTCGAGCGTGAAGGCTATTTCTGTGCTGACAGTGTCTACTCTGCGCCTGGCCAGTTGGTTTTCAACCGTACCGTAGGCTTACGTGACACCTGGACAAAAACGGGTGAATGA
- a CDS encoding MFS transporter, which produces MENVLVVPRNSDVTGPCEAGLFIGVDSAVLCIFLIIAFLSGGAGAFQIPTLSLYLSAELQANPTAISFFYAVNAAIDIDVSFWLAVMSGCFSGRRHLLMFCYLMAILNSLAFAFSRHCLFLLTAGVFIAAVANAGIPQLFALAGEYCEKPIFNALMRTQLSLAWVLAHLWLLVLPPKRALSQCT; this is translated from the coding sequence ATGGAAAACGTTTTAGTCGTTCCGAGAAACTCTGATGTGACCGGCCCGTGTGAAGCGGGCCTTTTTATCGGAGTAGATAGTGCTGTGTTGTGCATTTTTCTCATCATTGCTTTTCTTTCTGGGGGCGCCGGGGCTTTTCAAATCCCAACTTTAAGTCTCTATCTTTCAGCAGAATTACAGGCCAATCCAACTGCAATTAGTTTTTTCTATGCCGTTAACGCAGCCATTGACATTGATGTCAGCTTTTGGTTGGCAGTGATGTCAGGTTGCTTTAGTGGACGGCGACATTTACTGATGTTTTGTTACCTGATGGCTATTTTAAATAGTCTGGCTTTTGCCTTCAGTCGTCATTGTTTATTTTTATTAACCGCGGGGGTGTTTATTGCTGCTGTGGCTAATGCTGGTATACCTCAACTCTTTGCACTGGCAGGAGAATATTGTGAGAAACCAATATTCAATGCGCTTATGCGTACCCAGTTATCACTGGCGTGGGTGCTCGCTCACCTCTGGCTTTTAGTATTACCGCCAAAGCGGGCTTTATCTCAATGTACCTGA